Proteins from one Mercurialis annua linkage group LG7, ddMerAnnu1.2, whole genome shotgun sequence genomic window:
- the LOC126657619 gene encoding transcription factor TCP4-like, producing the protein MKGGAGGEIVQVQGGHIVRSTGRKDRHSKVYTAKGPRDRRVRLSAHTAIQFYDVQDRLGYDRPSKAVDWLIKKAKSAIDKLAQLPPWNPIDNNDGNVVGSNELGNIGDQSESSGYNFHNPSNDSSNFIAPNSDAIPDTMKSFFPTSSSNLNSSMNFESYPTDIISRNVNYHSQDLGLSLHSFQDQGLGDHHDHTNSNNHNLFANSAYEFQRIMSGAGGGGGFSFNHPSLPTQQALLGQDSSALISQRGTLQSTFAHSVRPWNDLSMASSDHHRPQDFSQSFIFGSRFEPQGLAGGGYSIPARIHGEEEQIAVSDMPSSSDSPNSQH; encoded by the coding sequence ATGAAAGGCGGCGCCGGAGGCGAAATAGTTCAAGTTCAAGGCGGTCACATTGTTCGGTCTACTGGCCGAAAAGATCGACACAGCAAGGTTTACACCGCGAAAGGTCCGAGAGACCGTCGGGTTCGATTGTCTGCTCATACTGCAATACAATTCTATGATGTTCAAGACAGGCTTGGTTATGATAGACCTAGTAAAGCTGTTGATTGGCTTATAAAGAAGGCGAAATCCGCCATTGATAAGCTTGCTCAGCTTCCGCCATGGAATCCAATTGATAATAATGATGGTAATGTTGTTGGTTCTAATGAATTGGGGAATATTGGTGACCAGTCAGAATCGTCAGGGTATAATTTTCATAATCCAAGTAATGATTCATCCAATTTTATTGCACCAAATTCTGATGCTATTCCTGATACGATGAAGTCTTTTTTTCCGACAAGCTCGTCGAATTTAAATTCATCGATGAATTTCGAGAGTTATCCGACCGATATAATTTCAAGAAATGTAAATTATCATAGCCAAGATCTTGGTTTATCACTTCATTCTTTTCAAGATCAAGGTTTAGGTGATCATCATGATCATACTAATTCAAATAATCACAATCTTTTTGCAAATTCAGCTTATGAGTTTCAAAGAATTATGAGCGGGGCAGGGGGCGGGGGCGGTTTTTCGTTTAACCACCCGTCACTGCCGACGCAACAAGCGCTGCTCGGTCAAGACTCGTCAGCATTAATATCTCAGCGGGGAACCCTTCAGTCCACTTTTGCGCATTCGGTTCGACCTTGGAATGATCTATCAATGGCATCATCAGACCACCATAGGCCACAGGATTTTAGTCAGTCTTTCATCTTTGGTAGTAGATTTGAACCTCAGGGATTGGCCGGCGGAGGCTACAGTATTCCGGCGAGAATTCACGGAGAGGAAGAACAAATTGCTGTCTCAGATATGCCTTCTTCTTCTGATTCTCCTAATTCTCAGCATTGA